The Vibrio chagasii genome includes a region encoding these proteins:
- a CDS encoding YgiQ family radical SAM protein: MYSDITPIHEHKKYWAECYGTAPFLPTSRKEMDALGWDSCDIIIVTGDAYVDHPSFGMAIIGRLLEAQGFRVGIIAQPKWDNKDAFMKLGKPNLFFGITAGNMDSMINRYTSDRKLRHDDAYTPNNEGGKRPDRATLVYSQRCREAYKGAPIILGGIEASLRRVAHYDYWSDKVRRSVLFDAKADILLFGNAERALVEVAHRLADGEEISSLTNIRGTAINLPAAPEGYKIIDSSRIEKPNKAYVPVNPYEVETQCDTKKDEEPKAQPITIRPSRHDAKTTAVRIPAFEKLNNDRILYAHASRILHLETNPYSGRALIQRHGDRELWVNQAPIPLATEEMDYVFGLAYKRVPHPMYGKAKIPAYEMIKTSVNIMRGCFGGCSFCSITEHEGRIIQNRSKESILDEIEDIKDKVPGFTGTISDLGGPTANMYRLGCSDPKAEVNCRRPSCVFPKICEKLNTDHKHTIDLYRSARKVPGVKKIMIASGVRYDLAIESPEYVRELVTHHVGGYLKIAPEHTEKGPLDLMMKPGMGTYDRFKEMFEKYSAEAGKKQYLIPYFISAHPGTEDEDMLNLALWLKKHNYECDQVQNFYPSPMCNATSMYYSETNPLKRVKYKKREDIPVPKGDRQRRLHKALLRYHDPENWKLIREALIDMGKKHLIGDKPGCLVPEDDFDAQTPAQRRKSGRHGSQRFATKHSKSQPGLGGEKPRNHSKSGGNKPKPGGKKPAGNGNGGQGNSGGNGNSRKPATGFIKKGPGGQSQGNGKPNRNKGGNGQSGKPAGNGKSRQRAAQR, from the coding sequence ATGTACAGCGATATCACTCCTATTCACGAACACAAAAAATACTGGGCCGAGTGCTACGGAACAGCACCCTTTTTGCCTACCAGTAGAAAGGAGATGGATGCTCTTGGATGGGATAGCTGTGACATTATTATCGTAACTGGTGACGCTTATGTTGATCACCCGAGCTTTGGTATGGCTATCATCGGCCGTCTTCTTGAAGCTCAAGGCTTCCGCGTGGGCATCATCGCTCAACCGAAGTGGGACAATAAAGATGCCTTCATGAAGCTAGGAAAACCAAACCTATTCTTCGGCATCACTGCGGGTAACATGGACTCCATGATCAACCGCTATACCTCTGATCGCAAATTACGTCACGATGATGCATACACGCCAAATAACGAAGGTGGTAAGCGTCCTGATCGTGCAACTTTGGTTTACTCTCAGCGTTGTCGTGAAGCCTATAAAGGCGCACCAATAATATTGGGTGGTATCGAAGCGAGCTTGCGTCGTGTAGCTCACTACGACTACTGGTCGGATAAAGTTCGTCGCTCTGTACTGTTTGATGCAAAAGCGGACATCCTGCTATTTGGTAACGCAGAGCGTGCACTAGTAGAAGTGGCACACCGCCTTGCTGATGGTGAAGAGATCTCTAGCCTCACCAATATTCGTGGTACGGCAATCAACCTGCCTGCTGCACCTGAAGGTTACAAGATCATCGACTCTTCTCGTATCGAAAAGCCAAATAAAGCTTACGTACCAGTAAACCCGTACGAAGTGGAAACGCAATGCGATACCAAAAAAGATGAAGAGCCAAAGGCGCAGCCAATTACGATTCGCCCTTCTCGTCACGATGCGAAAACAACCGCGGTTCGTATACCTGCGTTCGAAAAGCTTAACAACGACCGTATTCTTTACGCTCACGCAAGCCGTATCTTACACCTAGAGACAAACCCGTACTCAGGCCGGGCTCTGATTCAACGTCACGGTGACCGCGAGCTTTGGGTTAACCAAGCACCAATCCCTCTAGCAACAGAAGAGATGGATTACGTGTTTGGCCTTGCTTATAAGCGTGTACCTCACCCGATGTACGGCAAAGCAAAGATTCCAGCCTACGAGATGATCAAAACCTCGGTAAACATCATGCGTGGCTGTTTTGGTGGTTGTTCTTTCTGTTCAATCACAGAACATGAAGGTCGTATCATCCAGAACCGTTCAAAAGAATCTATCTTGGATGAGATCGAAGACATCAAAGATAAAGTACCTGGCTTTACTGGTACCATTTCTGACTTGGGCGGTCCAACAGCGAACATGTACCGTTTAGGTTGTTCAGACCCGAAAGCAGAAGTGAACTGTCGTCGCCCATCGTGTGTGTTCCCGAAAATCTGTGAGAAGCTAAACACAGACCACAAACACACCATCGACCTGTATCGTTCAGCGAGAAAAGTACCAGGCGTTAAGAAGATCATGATCGCTTCTGGTGTTCGTTACGACTTGGCGATTGAATCACCAGAATACGTGCGTGAGCTTGTAACGCACCACGTAGGTGGCTATTTGAAAATTGCTCCAGAGCATACTGAAAAAGGCCCACTAGATCTGATGATGAAACCGGGTATGGGCACTTACGATCGTTTCAAAGAGATGTTCGAGAAGTACAGCGCTGAAGCCGGTAAGAAGCAGTACCTAATTCCTTACTTCATCTCGGCTCACCCGGGCACAGAAGATGAAGACATGCTGAACCTGGCATTGTGGCTTAAAAAGCACAACTATGAGTGTGACCAAGTACAGAACTTCTACCCATCGCCAATGTGTAACGCAACGTCGATGTACTACTCAGAGACAAACCCTCTGAAACGCGTTAAATACAAAAAGCGTGAAGATATTCCTGTGCCAAAAGGTGACCGTCAACGTCGTCTGCATAAAGCACTGCTTCGCTACCACGATCCAGAGAACTGGAAACTGATTCGTGAAGCTTTGATCGACATGGGTAAAAAACACCTGATTGGTGATAAACCAGGTTGCTTGGTTCCTGAAGATGACTTTGATGCTCAAACACCAGCGCAGCGTCGCAAGTCTGGTCGTCACGGTTCACAACGTTTTGCTACTAAGCACAGCAAATCTCAACCAGGATTAGGCGGCGAGAAGCCACGTAACCACTCTAAATCTGGTGGCAATAAGCCTAAACCAGGTGGTAAGAAACCTGCTGGTAACGGCAATGGTGGACAAGGTAACAGTGGTGGTAATGGAAACTCTCGTAAGCCAGCAACGGGCTTCATCAAGAAAGGACCGGGCGGTCAATCGCAAGGCAATGGCAAACCAAACCGCAATAAAGGTGGTAATGGCCAAAGTGGAAAACCAGCAGGTAACGGAAAGAGCCGTCAACGTGCCGCACAACGCTAA
- a CDS encoding LysR substrate-binding domain-containing protein yields the protein MIELKHLRTLTTLRDSGSLTATATSLHLTQSALSHQLKDLEARIGGQLFLRKTRPVKFTSEGEILLKLADEIQPRIAKAENELASLKEDVNGRLHMAIECHSCFQWLMPALKEYQVAWPSVTLDFSSGFGFEPLPALMAGELDLVITSDIQPRSEIHYEPLFDFEMRLITAINSPLAEKPSIDPQDLSDLTMLSYPVQKQRLDVVKHFLQPAGIEPKKWKQADNTLMLVQMVSAGLGVAALPNWAISEFSRQGLIASKPLGKGLSRRLFAAVRNSEKDKRYLQAFFSTARQQSKSHLDGIEVV from the coding sequence ATGATAGAGCTTAAACATCTGCGAACATTGACGACCTTAAGAGACAGCGGTTCACTCACCGCAACAGCGACCTCTCTTCACCTGACTCAGTCGGCGCTTTCTCATCAATTGAAGGACCTAGAGGCGCGTATTGGTGGGCAGTTGTTCCTACGCAAAACTCGGCCAGTAAAGTTCACCTCAGAGGGTGAGATCTTGCTAAAACTCGCTGATGAGATTCAACCAAGAATCGCCAAAGCAGAGAATGAACTCGCGAGTCTGAAAGAGGACGTGAATGGTCGCCTGCATATGGCGATCGAGTGTCACTCTTGTTTTCAATGGTTAATGCCTGCTTTGAAAGAGTATCAAGTTGCTTGGCCAAGCGTGACTCTCGATTTCTCGTCCGGTTTTGGCTTTGAGCCCCTACCTGCGTTAATGGCTGGCGAGTTGGATCTGGTGATCACCTCAGATATTCAACCTCGCTCTGAGATCCACTATGAGCCACTTTTCGATTTCGAGATGCGTTTGATCACGGCGATTAACTCACCTTTGGCTGAAAAGCCAAGCATTGATCCACAAGATCTTAGCGATCTCACAATGCTATCTTACCCGGTTCAAAAACAGCGTTTAGATGTGGTGAAACACTTCTTGCAACCTGCAGGTATTGAACCGAAGAAATGGAAGCAAGCAGACAACACCTTGATGTTAGTGCAAATGGTATCAGCCGGGTTAGGAGTTGCAGCCTTACCAAACTGGGCAATCAGTGAGTTTTCAAGACAAGGGTTGATTGCTAGTAAGCCGCTGGGTAAAGGACTTTCAAGAAGACTGTTTGCTGCGGTGAGAAATTCAGAGAAAGACAAGCGTTACCTGCAAGCATTCTTCAGCACAGCAAGGCAGCAGAGTAAGAGCCACCTGGATGGAATTGAAGTTGTTTAG
- a CDS encoding GspS/AspS pilotin family protein codes for MKKWIIASLTAALLAGCASSEQDQQRQLEMMAQHRAGVLSAGLPIEYGPLSVMRVLAKNTVIEIMMIYNQDAKGAKPLNQVVDMSVNSYCTNSEVRANLDMGLAYNIKIRNTRGQLMVEKLISKDTCQIAN; via the coding sequence GTGAAAAAATGGATTATCGCCTCACTGACAGCTGCTCTGCTTGCAGGCTGCGCTTCAAGTGAGCAAGACCAACAAAGACAACTCGAGATGATGGCGCAGCACCGTGCTGGCGTATTATCTGCGGGCCTGCCGATTGAGTATGGTCCACTATCAGTTATGCGAGTTCTGGCGAAAAACACCGTGATAGAAATCATGATGATTTACAACCAAGATGCGAAAGGTGCTAAGCCTTTAAACCAAGTTGTCGATATGAGTGTGAATAGCTACTGTACTAACTCAGAAGTAAGAGCAAACCTGGACATGGGCTTGGCTTACAACATCAAGATCCGCAACACACGCGGACAACTGATGGTTGAGAAGCTGATAAGCAAAGATACTTGTCAGATCGCCAATTAA
- a CDS encoding septation protein A, with protein sequence MKQILDFIPLIIFFALYKMYDIYTATGALIVVSALQIVLTYFIYKKVEKMQVITFLMVAAFGGMTIFLHDDNFIKWKVTIVYALFSIGLTASHLMGKPAIKGILGKEITLPEAVWSKINWAWTFFFTLCAIINVYVAFNLPLDVWVNFKVFGLLIATLLFTLLTGVYIYKHLPKEQLQKEQQELTDKNTDEK encoded by the coding sequence ATGAAACAAATTCTTGATTTCATTCCTCTCATTATTTTCTTCGCGCTTTACAAGATGTACGACATCTACACCGCAACGGGTGCATTGATTGTCGTTTCTGCACTTCAAATCGTTTTGACGTACTTCATCTACAAAAAAGTAGAAAAAATGCAGGTGATAACGTTTCTGATGGTCGCGGCATTTGGTGGAATGACTATATTCTTACACGACGACAACTTCATTAAATGGAAAGTCACGATCGTCTATGCCTTATTTTCTATTGGCCTAACCGCAAGCCACCTTATGGGGAAACCTGCGATTAAAGGCATATTGGGCAAAGAGATTACACTTCCGGAAGCAGTGTGGAGCAAGATCAACTGGGCTTGGACATTCTTCTTCACCCTATGCGCAATCATCAACGTCTATGTAGCTTTTAACCTACCATTAGATGTGTGGGTTAACTTCAAGGTGTTTGGCCTGCTAATAGCAACATTACTATTTACGCTGCTTACGGGTGTCTACATCTATAAGCATTTACCAAAAGAACAACTTCAAAAAGAGCAGCAAGAACTAACTGATAAAAATACTGACGAGAAGTAA
- a CDS encoding GtrA family protein, whose translation MFSVNSGLQMLNNKLQAQSQKLQSHHKMVRFAVVGAGGFVVDCAVLAFLHYIVGLPLMTARIGSFIAAATTTWFGNRVLTFGFKGQGRWSDKLIQWQKFMFSASISAVPNLLCFKLMVELLPVFTGAVFIAMAVGILVGMVTNYLFSQYWVFTR comes from the coding sequence ATGTTCAGCGTTAACTCAGGACTGCAAATGCTCAACAACAAGCTTCAGGCACAAAGTCAAAAGCTCCAATCCCATCATAAGATGGTTCGATTTGCTGTGGTTGGTGCTGGTGGGTTTGTTGTTGATTGTGCGGTATTGGCCTTTCTGCATTACATTGTTGGTTTGCCTTTAATGACGGCGAGAATAGGCTCGTTCATTGCTGCAGCAACGACAACGTGGTTTGGTAATCGCGTGCTGACCTTTGGGTTCAAGGGGCAGGGGCGTTGGTCAGATAAACTGATTCAGTGGCAAAAATTCATGTTCTCCGCATCGATATCAGCGGTACCTAACCTGCTTTGCTTTAAGTTGATGGTAGAACTACTGCCAGTGTTTACTGGTGCTGTGTTTATCGCAATGGCAGTTGGTATCTTGGTCGGTATGGTGACTAACTACCTATTTAGTCAATATTGGGTCTTTACTCGTTAA
- the yciA gene encoding acyl-CoA thioester hydrolase YciA — MTIQSTLNPIGSLLLRTLAMPSDTNAAGQIFGGWIMSQLDLAGGILAKEISNGKIVTVSVSSIEFKQPVSVGDVVCVYGDCTKIGRSSMNIDLEVWVKPVLDHGIGDRYKVCGATFNYVAVDESGKPRTIKK, encoded by the coding sequence ATGACGATTCAATCAACTTTGAACCCAATTGGTTCCCTACTTCTTCGCACATTAGCGATGCCTTCTGATACCAATGCAGCAGGTCAAATCTTCGGTGGTTGGATAATGTCTCAGCTCGACCTAGCCGGCGGCATCTTGGCCAAAGAGATCTCTAACGGCAAGATAGTTACCGTGTCAGTATCAAGCATTGAATTCAAACAGCCGGTATCGGTTGGCGATGTGGTGTGTGTGTATGGCGATTGCACTAAGATTGGTCGTAGCTCGATGAATATCGACTTGGAAGTATGGGTGAAACCGGTGCTGGATCACGGCATTGGCGACCGCTACAAGGTATGTGGTGCAACATTCAACTACGTAGCCGTTGATGAAAGTGGCAAGCCTCGAACCATTAAAAAATAA
- a CDS encoding DUF4250 domain-containing protein — MDLSNVKSLDSIILLGIVNEKLRLECDSFEELISMYEMDIESVVGKLDMLGYQYDPLTNQFKSYAR, encoded by the coding sequence ATGGATTTAAGTAACGTCAAAAGCCTAGATAGTATTATCTTGCTGGGAATAGTGAATGAAAAACTGCGCTTAGAGTGCGACAGTTTTGAAGAACTGATTAGCATGTATGAAATGGATATAGAAAGTGTCGTAGGTAAGCTAGACATGCTCGGCTATCAATACGATCCACTGACGAACCAATTTAAATCATACGCAAGATAA
- a CDS encoding ATP-binding protein: MYRIFFFQLFSLITLVFFASQKAQADESIQLGIQISDFAPYAQSQQGEVSGLLPDLVDFYVKDGLDGVEFVGYQSPSELNNMLKTGDVDAIITAEQNVSSGGVIYSKPILSSRMISLSSEPIESHLLMKGRKLAYFENSSNASSVKSLLPFSSFESYSSYQDAIAAVAREKVLAIVDDGVLLHSKLMNSPYDASLSVNLHDGLPLNNYVIALLDTPENRKLLNIINTSINHDKPNQIVNIHKKWLNEIQRRLLLVVSKNKLLLTEKEQQYLSLNPNIYVSYIRDSKPISFVNSEGQPDGISIDILNEISRLTGLNFIFENDFGIEGNDLHTVSLPLIHTKATPFAGVDDRHLYSKPFMVEPWALIGKSDSNKVDVFGELSQNAIIGTTDDSVGAQLAKRYCEACPIKKYDSVEQVLEAVDKGQVDSAMLSLYLASPLLQGQYSGYLRVTSLLSKDNDVPVAYSVEADQEILGNIINKALFAIPHHKFQQIKKNWLDVSYESGVDTKDVILGAAILISVASVLIMAIMVWSWKLSREVEDRKRAESALKHQVEFERSLLNAMPFPIVVRDLDNQLVSFNSVARALKDFDLIEEAIINNPDEDAMIHKGNVLPRLEKEVVSPFGSKHYAYWKCPYISNGSIEGSVTILDDLTELYEAKKIAKSADDRVQKLANNLHGAVIQHIQPKRSLHDIEFVFISNGIEELLGLTPSQLRRSPTSFFAPLNAKDRRTLIRKIRCGNKDGKLSLDIGVNIENQNRWLNLQSKISDRGDYYEWDSVLTDITELKQQQEELTQARQSAIAATEAKSRFLANMSHEIRTPLGGIVSLLELSEQYEVGHEVQKIHTTLSQSANNLLHIVNDILDFSKIEAGKLTLDYQPESLDTLTLRVTQLQARQAHAKGLQFKFWLDPELKDSVLMDDIRLGQVLNNLLSNAIKFTEHGTVGLTTKLVSQNDSQQQVCFEVFDSGIGISEEHIRNLFRPFVQADEGTTRKYGGSGLGLTISKQLIEQMGGTLNVTSRVNLGSTFTISVPLTSLDDNQYQDMTGKVALLTKTFMQHQELESYLTSWGIKVISKSVQTKKELAHWVETIKAGFVFIPHELAQTINSPDESVNFICLSEHGMLSPAPCKLGWNLSANPLLPSQLRHCLSNIPTFIEEVVKEENNLRLSTESRESAMENNRLILIAEDHPINQQIIIKQIEQLGFHADMVDNGREALSALDKQDYGLLITDCHMPEVDGYELTKQIRSKEQSQNIPRLPIIALTANAVKGENDKCFEIGMDDFLSKPTKLKVIGDTINKHLMKGTPVVSQLAANDANVEPSLAPIDIQNLMELFGDQDLIDQIIKDFIQSHCSDLPLLLAACESESLDEIKQVAHKMKGAAKMVGSTEMADQLQQLEDASTNQRGGYLEYFHEVERLTQKLQSFYSTYAQ, translated from the coding sequence ATGTACCGTATCTTTTTCTTTCAGTTATTTTCTTTGATTACATTGGTGTTTTTCGCATCACAAAAAGCACAAGCTGATGAATCAATTCAACTGGGAATTCAAATCTCAGATTTTGCTCCTTATGCTCAATCACAACAAGGAGAGGTTTCGGGTTTATTGCCGGACTTAGTTGATTTCTACGTGAAAGATGGACTCGATGGTGTGGAGTTTGTTGGTTACCAGTCACCGTCTGAACTCAACAATATGCTAAAAACGGGTGACGTGGACGCCATCATCACGGCAGAGCAAAATGTTTCAAGTGGTGGCGTTATCTACTCGAAACCGATCTTGTCGAGCCGAATGATCAGTTTGAGCAGTGAACCTATTGAGAGTCATTTGCTCATGAAAGGGCGTAAGCTTGCTTACTTTGAAAACTCGAGTAATGCATCGTCTGTGAAGTCCTTACTTCCGTTTTCTTCATTTGAATCATACTCATCATATCAGGATGCGATAGCCGCTGTTGCGCGTGAGAAAGTGCTCGCAATTGTGGATGATGGCGTGTTGTTACACAGTAAGCTGATGAATAGCCCCTATGACGCATCACTGTCTGTGAATTTGCATGATGGCTTGCCTCTGAATAACTACGTTATTGCTTTACTTGATACTCCTGAGAATAGGAAGCTATTGAACATCATCAATACTTCAATTAACCATGATAAGCCAAATCAAATCGTTAATATCCATAAGAAATGGTTAAACGAAATACAAAGACGTTTACTTTTGGTTGTTAGCAAAAATAAGTTGTTATTGACGGAAAAAGAGCAGCAATACCTATCATTGAATCCCAATATTTATGTGTCCTACATTCGAGATTCAAAACCTATTTCATTCGTGAACAGCGAAGGGCAGCCTGATGGTATCTCTATCGATATCTTGAATGAGATCTCTCGACTTACGGGGCTAAACTTCATTTTTGAAAATGACTTTGGTATCGAAGGGAACGATTTACATACGGTTTCTCTACCGCTGATCCATACCAAAGCGACTCCCTTTGCTGGTGTGGATGATCGTCACCTTTACTCGAAACCTTTTATGGTTGAGCCGTGGGCGCTGATTGGTAAAAGCGACAGTAACAAGGTCGATGTGTTTGGTGAGCTTTCTCAGAACGCTATTATCGGTACTACTGACGATAGCGTTGGCGCCCAATTGGCCAAGCGTTATTGCGAAGCTTGCCCAATAAAAAAGTATGACTCGGTTGAACAAGTATTAGAGGCGGTTGATAAAGGGCAAGTTGATTCTGCAATGCTCTCTTTATATCTCGCGTCTCCACTGCTCCAAGGACAGTATTCAGGCTACTTGCGAGTAACTAGCCTGTTGTCAAAAGATAATGATGTTCCTGTCGCTTACAGCGTGGAAGCTGATCAAGAGATATTAGGAAACATCATCAATAAAGCGCTTTTTGCGATTCCACATCATAAATTCCAGCAAATTAAAAAGAATTGGTTAGATGTTTCTTACGAATCTGGAGTTGACACTAAAGATGTGATTCTGGGTGCTGCCATTCTTATTTCTGTCGCATCCGTTCTTATCATGGCGATCATGGTATGGAGCTGGAAATTAAGCCGTGAGGTCGAGGACCGCAAGCGTGCTGAGTCTGCGTTGAAGCATCAAGTCGAGTTCGAGCGTTCACTACTCAACGCAATGCCGTTTCCAATTGTAGTACGTGATCTAGATAACCAACTTGTGAGTTTCAACAGTGTGGCAAGGGCGCTTAAGGATTTTGACTTAATAGAAGAAGCAATCATTAATAATCCCGACGAAGACGCCATGATCCACAAAGGGAATGTTTTGCCTCGTTTGGAAAAAGAGGTGGTCTCGCCATTTGGCAGTAAGCACTATGCATATTGGAAGTGCCCGTACATTTCCAATGGAAGTATCGAAGGTTCAGTAACGATTCTCGATGATTTGACTGAATTGTATGAAGCGAAAAAAATCGCTAAAAGTGCAGATGACCGCGTCCAAAAACTCGCGAACAATTTACACGGTGCGGTGATACAACATATCCAGCCTAAGCGAAGCTTACACGATATCGAGTTCGTGTTTATCAGTAATGGAATCGAAGAACTTCTTGGTCTCACGCCATCTCAACTACGCCGATCTCCGACGAGCTTCTTTGCGCCGTTAAATGCAAAAGATCGCCGTACTCTGATTCGAAAAATACGTTGTGGCAACAAAGATGGAAAATTGAGTCTGGATATTGGCGTCAATATTGAGAACCAGAATCGCTGGCTTAACTTACAAAGCAAAATATCCGATCGTGGTGATTACTACGAATGGGACTCTGTACTGACGGATATTACCGAGCTAAAGCAGCAGCAAGAAGAGCTCACTCAGGCAAGGCAGAGTGCGATTGCTGCTACCGAAGCGAAATCGAGATTTCTAGCTAACATGAGTCATGAGATCCGAACGCCTCTTGGTGGCATTGTGAGTTTGTTAGAGCTTTCTGAGCAGTATGAAGTGGGGCATGAAGTACAAAAGATTCATACAACGCTAAGCCAGTCCGCTAATAACCTATTGCACATCGTTAACGATATCCTTGATTTCTCAAAAATTGAGGCAGGTAAGCTGACTTTGGATTACCAGCCTGAAAGTCTGGATACCTTGACTCTTAGAGTCACTCAACTGCAAGCAAGGCAGGCGCATGCCAAAGGGTTGCAGTTCAAGTTCTGGCTAGACCCTGAATTAAAAGATTCGGTACTGATGGACGACATCCGTCTCGGCCAAGTATTGAACAACCTGTTGAGTAATGCGATTAAATTTACTGAGCATGGAACAGTTGGCTTAACGACGAAGTTAGTCAGTCAAAACGATAGCCAGCAACAAGTATGTTTTGAAGTTTTCGATAGCGGAATCGGCATTAGCGAAGAGCATATTCGAAATCTATTTAGACCGTTCGTGCAGGCGGATGAAGGCACCACGAGAAAGTATGGTGGCTCGGGTCTTGGATTGACTATATCAAAGCAATTGATAGAGCAAATGGGCGGGACGCTGAACGTGACAAGTAGGGTGAACTTAGGCTCAACATTTACTATCTCGGTACCTCTAACATCACTTGATGATAACCAGTATCAAGATATGACAGGTAAAGTCGCTTTGCTCACCAAAACCTTCATGCAGCACCAAGAGTTGGAGAGCTACCTGACATCTTGGGGGATTAAGGTGATTTCAAAGAGCGTGCAAACCAAGAAAGAGTTAGCGCATTGGGTAGAGACCATTAAGGCTGGCTTTGTGTTCATCCCTCATGAGCTTGCCCAGACGATTAATAGTCCTGATGAGAGCGTGAATTTTATCTGTTTAAGTGAGCATGGGATGCTTTCGCCTGCACCTTGTAAGTTAGGTTGGAATTTATCGGCAAACCCATTATTGCCTTCACAGCTAAGACACTGCTTAAGCAATATTCCAACCTTTATCGAAGAAGTGGTAAAGGAAGAAAACAACTTACGATTAAGCACCGAATCACGCGAATCTGCGATGGAAAATAATAGGCTGATACTGATTGCGGAAGATCACCCAATCAACCAACAGATCATTATTAAGCAGATAGAGCAGTTAGGTTTTCATGCCGATATGGTGGACAACGGTAGAGAAGCGCTGTCGGCGCTCGATAAGCAGGACTATGGCTTACTTATCACTGACTGTCATATGCCTGAGGTGGATGGCTATGAGTTGACGAAACAGATTCGTTCGAAAGAGCAAAGTCAGAATATACCTCGATTGCCTATCATTGCACTGACAGCAAACGCCGTTAAGGGTGAAAACGACAAATGTTTTGAGATTGGTATGGATGACTTTTTGTCTAAACCTACCAAGCTCAAAGTGATTGGTGACACGATCAACAAGCATCTTATGAAAGGCACACCGGTTGTTAGCCAGTTGGCAGCCAACGATGCGAACGTTGAACCTAGCCTTGCGCCTATTGATATTCAAAACCTAATGGAGTTATTTGGAGATCAGGACCTTATCGATCAAATCATCAAGGATTTTATTCAGAGTCACTGCTCAGACTTGCCTTTGTTACTCGCTGCATGTGAGAGCGAGAGCCTAGATGAGATCAAACAAGTTGCCCATAAAATGAAAGGTGCAGCGAAGATGGTTGGCAGTACTGAGATGGCTGACCAACTGCAACAGCTAGAAGATGCCTCTACAAACCAAAGAGGTGGGTACTTAGAGTATTTCCATGAAGTGGAGCGACTTACGCAGAAGTTACAAAGCTTCTACTCCACGTATGCTCAATAG
- a CDS encoding YciI family protein, with the protein MWYVIFSQDVENSLEKRLSVRPQHLERLQTLHDEGRLLTAGPMPAIDSDNPGEAGFTGSTVIAEFNSLEDAQAWADADPYIEAGVYQNVIVKPFKKVF; encoded by the coding sequence ATGTGGTACGTGATTTTCTCTCAAGATGTCGAAAATTCATTAGAAAAACGCCTCAGTGTTCGCCCACAACACCTAGAACGCCTACAAACACTTCACGATGAAGGCCGACTATTAACAGCGGGTCCAATGCCAGCGATTGATTCAGATAACCCAGGCGAAGCTGGTTTCACAGGTTCAACGGTAATCGCTGAGTTTAACTCTTTAGAAGACGCACAGGCATGGGCAGACGCAGATCCGTATATCGAAGCTGGCGTCTACCAAAATGTCATCGTAAAACCATTCAAAAAAGTATTTTAA